Proteins from a single region of Gammaproteobacteria bacterium:
- a CDS encoding alkaline phosphatase D family protein, with protein sequence MPPLTRREFMLAAAAGTIPLLNACANSSDTGDDDAPLDVARFTHGIASGDPWPDAVILWTRAESPGGAPARIRYELATDASFSDIIRSGRTLAEPDAGYTVKIEVTGLQADQVYYYRFLSASESSPIGRTRTLPDADADIARMRLAFVTCSNYVAGYFHAYRRVAERNDLQAVIHLGDYIYENGDQDRIRPHDPPHEIVSLADYRARYAQYRLDEDLQELHRQHPMIWVWDDHEVCNNAWKDGAQSHDPELGNYYERRQQAVRAAFEWLPIRPPDPADPLRVYRDFRLGRLADLTMLDTRHIGRDEQLAPNTLFGDTIPVFTQTGDFLDPARQLLGAEQEAWFEAGLAQKTATWQLIGNQVYFSQLKLVGSPEALGGGVYLSPDKWDGYKPARDRLFALLQGRSNLVFLTGDAHEAYAFEVTPDPNGPNYSPASGAGAVGVEFVATSITSRGDPDSGNGLTSVLDSLATDAEQLLRVTNPHLKYYQNTLNGYLLLDLTPERLQAEFWMVPMVSERTDEQILHRAFSVASGVAHLMLEDEGTEPLADAPMLAP encoded by the coding sequence ATGCCGCCACTCACCCGACGCGAGTTCATGCTCGCCGCCGCTGCGGGTACGATCCCGCTGCTCAATGCCTGCGCGAATTCGTCCGACACGGGTGATGACGACGCTCCATTGGATGTCGCCCGTTTCACGCACGGCATCGCCAGCGGTGATCCCTGGCCTGATGCGGTGATCCTGTGGACCCGGGCCGAGTCGCCAGGCGGCGCGCCGGCGCGCATTCGCTACGAACTGGCGACGGACGCGAGCTTCTCGGACATCATACGCAGCGGCCGCACGCTGGCCGAGCCGGATGCCGGCTACACCGTCAAGATCGAGGTCACGGGATTGCAGGCTGATCAGGTCTACTACTATCGATTCCTGTCGGCGAGCGAGTCGTCGCCGATCGGTCGTACGCGCACCTTGCCGGATGCGGACGCGGACATCGCCCGGATGCGGCTCGCGTTCGTGACCTGCTCCAACTATGTGGCAGGGTACTTTCACGCCTATCGGCGCGTGGCCGAACGCAATGACCTTCAGGCCGTGATACATCTGGGCGATTACATTTACGAGAATGGCGATCAGGATCGCATTCGCCCCCACGATCCGCCGCATGAAATCGTGAGTCTCGCGGACTACCGCGCTCGATATGCACAGTACCGGCTCGATGAGGATCTGCAGGAACTTCACCGGCAGCACCCGATGATCTGGGTCTGGGACGATCACGAAGTCTGCAACAACGCCTGGAAGGACGGCGCTCAGAGCCACGATCCCGAGCTGGGTAACTATTACGAGCGTCGCCAGCAGGCCGTCCGCGCGGCCTTCGAATGGCTGCCGATCCGCCCGCCCGATCCCGCTGACCCGTTGCGGGTCTATCGCGATTTCAGGCTGGGGCGACTGGCCGATCTAACGATGCTCGATACGCGCCATATCGGGCGCGACGAACAATTGGCGCCCAACACCTTGTTCGGCGACACCATTCCGGTGTTCACGCAAACCGGCGATTTCCTAGACCCGGCAAGGCAACTGCTGGGCGCCGAACAGGAAGCCTGGTTCGAAGCCGGCCTTGCGCAAAAGACGGCGACCTGGCAACTCATCGGCAATCAGGTGTACTTCTCCCAGCTCAAGCTGGTCGGCAGTCCCGAAGCCTTGGGGGGTGGCGTCTATCTCTCGCCCGACAAATGGGACGGTTACAAGCCCGCCCGTGACCGTCTGTTCGCCCTGCTCCAAGGGCGCAGCAATCTGGTGTTTCTCACCGGCGACGCACACGAAGCCTATGCTTTCGAAGTCACGCCGGACCCCAATGGACCGAATTATTCACCGGCCAGTGGTGCGGGCGCTGTTGGCGTGGAGTTCGTCGCCACCTCGATCACCTCACGCGGTGATCCCGATTCGGGTAACGGGCTCACCTCCGTGCTCGACAGCCTGGCCACGGACGCGGAGCAGCTGCTGCGCGTGACCAACCCGCACCTAAAGTACTACCAGAACACGCTCAACGGCTATCTGCTACTCGACCTGACCCCAGAGCGCCTGCAGGCCGAGTTCTGGATGGTTCCAATGGTCAGCGAGCGAACCGATGAGCAAATCCTGCATCGAGCGTTCTCGGTGGCTTCGGGTGTTGCGCACCTCATGCTGGAAGATGAAGGCACGGAGCCGCTGGCCGACGCGCCGATGCTGGCGCCTTGA